From the genome of Sphingobacterium kitahiroshimense, one region includes:
- the yiaA gene encoding inner membrane protein YiaA encodes MEPLKHKTEENTPLTKNEEKTKNPFKPTGAFIGASWFALLTGSMGYCIGLWNATMELNEKGYYFTILLFGLFAVISVQKSVRDRAEGIAVTDLYYGLSWFATIAAMVLLTVGLWNADLLLSEKGFYAMSFCLSIFSAIAVQKNTRDAKMFEENEL; translated from the coding sequence ATGGAACCGCTAAAACACAAAACAGAGGAGAACACTCCACTTACAAAAAACGAAGAAAAAACAAAAAATCCATTTAAACCCACAGGTGCATTCATCGGCGCATCCTGGTTTGCTTTACTAACCGGCTCCATGGGATACTGCATCGGGCTTTGGAACGCTACCATGGAGCTCAATGAAAAAGGATATTATTTCACGATCCTATTATTCGGTTTATTTGCCGTAATCTCCGTACAGAAAAGTGTTCGAGACAGAGCAGAAGGCATTGCCGTAACCGATCTTTATTATGGCCTTAGCTGGTTTGCAACAATTGCTGCAATGGTACTGCTTACCGTAGGGCTCTGGAACGCCGATCTGCTGCTTAGTGAAAAAGGATTTTATGCCATGTCATTCTGCTTAAGTATATTTTCAGCCATCGCTGTACAAAAAAATACCCGCGACGCCAAGATGTTTGAGGAAAACGAATTGTAA
- a CDS encoding DUF72 domain-containing protein, producing the protein MESLYFSGTSGILLPYKNKSFYPENLQEKSRLAVYALLFNSLEVNSSFYKIPREETVKRWADEVPDGFRFTFKLWKGITHAKGLIFDPNDVAHFLKVIAEAGEKKGCLLIQFPPSVTFNAAVHVNLLLETVVNDEHIKGWRVCVEFRHPSWHCEDTFSLLNSYGASLVLHDKNSNGMQLSYSETDFIYLRFHGPNGNYRGSYEDDFLQEYSSYIREWLAEGKEVFTYFNNTMGDAIQNLKLLSEYVNDRY; encoded by the coding sequence ATGGAGTCTTTGTATTTTTCTGGTACGAGCGGTATTTTACTGCCTTATAAAAATAAAAGTTTTTATCCCGAAAATCTTCAGGAGAAAAGCAGGCTTGCGGTCTATGCTTTATTATTCAATTCGTTGGAGGTAAACAGTTCATTCTATAAAATACCACGTGAAGAAACTGTGAAACGATGGGCAGATGAAGTACCGGATGGGTTTCGTTTCACCTTTAAATTATGGAAGGGAATTACTCACGCAAAAGGTTTGATCTTTGACCCGAATGATGTTGCTCATTTTTTGAAGGTGATTGCCGAAGCAGGCGAGAAGAAAGGTTGTTTACTGATTCAGTTTCCCCCCTCTGTTACGTTTAATGCTGCTGTGCATGTCAATCTTTTGCTAGAGACTGTTGTTAATGATGAGCATATAAAGGGATGGCGGGTATGCGTCGAGTTTCGGCATCCATCTTGGCATTGTGAAGATACATTTAGCCTGTTAAATTCGTACGGAGCCAGTCTTGTGCTGCACGACAAGAACAGTAATGGTATGCAATTGTCCTATAGTGAAACAGATTTTATTTATCTGCGATTTCATGGTCCCAATGGTAATTACCGGGGCAGTTATGAAGATGATTTTCTACAGGAATATAGTTCATATATTCGGGAGTGGTTAGCTGAAGGGAAAGAGGTTTTCACTTATTTTAACAATACAATGGGCGACGCGATTCAGAACTTGAAGTTACTGTCGGAATATGTGAATGATAGGTATTAA
- a CDS encoding GH1 family beta-glucosidase, which produces MILTKDSFGEDFIWGVSTAAYQIEGAHDIHGKGLSIWDTFVKKKNKIFKNQHGDIACDFYNRYIADLHLMHSLNIRNYRFSIAWSRILPQGTGEANPSGIDFYNKLIDLSLELGITPWITLYHWDLPHALEQRGGWINREITDWFADYVALCVKHFGDRVKNWMVLNEPAVFSAAGYFFGVHAPGKKGIDYFLAAAHHASLAQAKGARIIKSLQPDSTVGTTFSCSHIEPFTGREKDILAAKKADVLLNRFFIEPLLGMGYPTDEIKILRRIEKYIKHNDENELKFDMDFIGVQNYTREIIRHSLFVPYLRAKIVSAKSRKVELTAMNWEVFPESMYHVLKKFSAYPNIPPLIVTENGAAFPDEVVNNQVDDPKRVQYLQSTIAQVLKAKQEGVQVNGYFAWTFLDNFEWAEGYHPRFGLVYVDFETQQRIVKSSGHWYADLLKEKI; this is translated from the coding sequence ATGATTTTAACTAAAGATTCCTTTGGCGAAGATTTTATTTGGGGAGTTTCTACAGCCGCCTACCAAATTGAAGGAGCTCATGATATACATGGAAAAGGCCTTTCTATTTGGGATACTTTTGTAAAAAAAAAGAATAAGATCTTTAAAAACCAGCACGGAGATATTGCTTGCGATTTCTATAATCGCTACATAGCAGATCTCCATTTGATGCACAGCTTAAATATTAGGAACTACAGGTTTTCCATTGCCTGGAGCCGTATTCTACCGCAAGGTACAGGAGAAGCCAATCCATCAGGCATTGACTTCTATAATAAACTCATCGATCTTTCTTTAGAATTAGGGATTACACCTTGGATAACACTCTATCACTGGGATCTGCCGCATGCCCTGGAACAAAGAGGTGGATGGATCAACAGGGAAATCACCGATTGGTTTGCTGATTATGTAGCACTCTGTGTCAAACACTTTGGCGATCGGGTAAAAAACTGGATGGTTTTAAATGAACCTGCGGTATTTAGTGCCGCTGGATACTTCTTTGGCGTACATGCACCTGGAAAAAAAGGAATCGATTACTTTTTAGCAGCTGCACATCATGCATCACTAGCACAGGCTAAAGGTGCAAGAATTATTAAATCACTACAACCAGACAGTACCGTTGGAACCACTTTCTCCTGTTCGCATATTGAACCGTTCACCGGAAGAGAAAAAGATATCCTTGCGGCTAAAAAAGCAGATGTATTACTCAATAGATTTTTCATAGAGCCCCTGCTAGGTATGGGCTATCCTACAGATGAGATCAAAATTCTGAGAAGAATTGAAAAATATATCAAGCACAATGATGAAAACGAGCTAAAGTTTGATATGGATTTTATCGGAGTACAAAATTATACCCGAGAAATCATCCGTCATTCCTTATTCGTCCCCTACCTACGCGCAAAAATTGTAAGTGCAAAATCGCGCAAGGTCGAACTCACGGCCATGAATTGGGAAGTATTTCCTGAATCCATGTACCATGTTTTGAAAAAATTCAGTGCCTATCCCAACATACCGCCACTGATTGTCACTGAAAATGGAGCCGCTTTTCCAGATGAAGTCGTTAACAATCAGGTCGATGACCCGAAAAGAGTGCAGTATTTACAGTCGACCATTGCCCAAGTACTTAAGGCCAAACAAGAAGGAGTTCAGGTCAACGGGTATTTTGCATGGACTTTTCTCGACAACTTTGAGTGGGCAGAAGGTTATCATCCCAGATTTGGTTTAGTATATGTTGATTTTGAAACGCAACAACGCATCGTTAAATCGTCGGGACATTGGTATGCTGATCTTCTGAAGGAGAAGATATAG
- a CDS encoding DUF3347 domain-containing protein, producing the protein MKKNLLILAISLFGHVALAQNTETLLSKYYGVKNALVNSDEKKASESIQALQKVVKAESAFKLKDNLILEVDKLEKAGNLEKQRASFNEVSTIMWQIVKNSDKVSQPVYYQYCPMKKGYWLSNETAIKNPYYGSAMLTCGKVTETKK; encoded by the coding sequence ATGAAAAAGAACTTATTGATATTGGCAATTTCACTATTTGGACATGTGGCACTTGCCCAAAATACAGAAACACTATTAAGTAAATATTATGGTGTAAAAAATGCATTGGTAAACAGTGATGAGAAAAAGGCTTCCGAATCCATTCAAGCACTTCAGAAGGTGGTAAAAGCAGAAAGCGCTTTCAAACTGAAAGATAACTTGATCCTTGAAGTAGATAAATTAGAAAAAGCAGGCAATCTTGAAAAACAGCGTGCATCATTCAACGAAGTTTCAACGATCATGTGGCAAATCGTAAAAAACAGTGATAAGGTCAGCCAACCAGTGTATTATCAATATTGCCCGATGAAAAAAGGCTATTGGTTAAGCAATGAAACGGCGATTAAAAATCCTTACTATGGATCTGCGATGCTTACCTGTGGTAAAGTTACTGAAACCAAGAAGTAA
- a CDS encoding heavy metal-binding domain-containing protein, which yields MENHRHASQMSIYTCPMPPEVNGTQGNSCSTCGMDLRSVQQENPDQYQVQLTTLPQIIEAGHPVRLLFAIKKNQKQVALDISDEMNIHVMVISEDLNWFRHIHPVLQQDGSYAVTETFHNSGKYHLFTYFKPLGKEHVLNMLEIEVKGYYMTSREVTSKKPICYIDDYKVILENTDNFKTGNIQRIKIAIEKCEKKLYNSSLEQYLGTSAHILMINKTDKEFLQIRPIPHVQYPIYAETNITKAGKYKMWVQFKIHGKVHTADFNIDIRSIKESEKEVQLRQHQV from the coding sequence ATGGAAAACCACCGCCATGCATCTCAGATGAGCATATACACCTGTCCTATGCCCCCCGAAGTAAACGGGACTCAAGGCAACAGCTGTTCGACATGTGGAATGGATCTGAGATCTGTTCAACAGGAAAATCCAGATCAATATCAGGTACAATTAACAACTTTACCACAGATTATTGAAGCAGGACATCCCGTTAGACTACTATTTGCAATCAAAAAAAACCAAAAACAAGTAGCATTGGACATTTCTGATGAAATGAACATTCATGTCATGGTCATTAGTGAAGATCTTAATTGGTTCAGACACATCCATCCAGTGCTGCAGCAAGACGGTAGCTATGCTGTAACAGAGACTTTTCATAACAGTGGAAAATACCATTTGTTCACCTATTTTAAACCTCTTGGCAAAGAACATGTCTTAAACATGTTAGAAATCGAAGTGAAAGGTTACTATATGACTTCTCGTGAGGTCACTTCAAAAAAACCGATATGTTACATAGATGACTATAAGGTTATCCTTGAAAATACCGATAATTTTAAAACCGGCAACATACAACGTATAAAGATAGCCATCGAAAAATGCGAAAAGAAACTGTATAACAGTAGTTTGGAACAGTATTTGGGAACATCAGCTCATATATTAATGATCAATAAGACGGATAAAGAGTTTTTACAGATCCGGCCCATACCACATGTACAATACCCGATATACGCAGAAACAAACATTACAAAGGCTGGTAAATACAAGATGTGGGTGCAGTTTAAAATACATGGAAAAGTCCATACAGCAGACTTTAATATTGACATAAGATCAATAAAGGAAAGCGAAAAGGAAGTACAGCTTCGTCAGCATCAGGTATAG
- a CDS encoding heavy-metal-associated domain-containing protein encodes MDSNNQNFQFKTNINCSGCVTKVTPFLTDKTGINHWEVDVASRDKVLTVKTDGISEQEVIEIVEKSGFKIEPLKS; translated from the coding sequence ATGGATAGCAATAATCAAAATTTTCAATTCAAGACCAATATTAACTGCAGTGGCTGTGTAACCAAAGTAACTCCTTTTCTAACTGATAAAACGGGTATTAACCATTGGGAAGTAGACGTTGCCAGTAGAGATAAAGTACTTACAGTTAAGACAGATGGGATATCGGAACAGGAAGTTATCGAGATCGTAGAGAAATCAGGTTTTAAAATCGAACCTTTAAAATCTTAA
- a CDS encoding flavin reductase family protein, producing the protein MKKYKWTTHQVIQETKDAVTIFFSTDQDTIEYQPGQYLNISCIVNGEPLQRSYSFSSAPADKFPSITVKRVAGGKMSNYLVDNAKNISEWDIDAPIGNFILKKHIIHDSELVFLAGGSGISPLFSMLKSLIKTACPPLLLYSTSSPEDTIFKFQLEEMEKNKQLHIFHSFTRLNKEIKGINSISGRFSQPIIKSLIGQYIKQKNKAHYFICGPVELMQLYRETLRALQIPESNIHTEYFDPVITDKIIVIENEEHREILVSYFETHYRDNEEQTYECTSLIDVQPGQSLLEAISAHAIHVPSSCKKGTCGSCWAIQENGQIKMVNNYALSDEEVTEGKILLCQSYPLDQSVSIVIA; encoded by the coding sequence ATGAAAAAATATAAATGGACCACGCATCAGGTTATACAGGAGACTAAAGATGCTGTAACCATATTTTTCAGTACTGACCAGGATACGATTGAATATCAGCCTGGTCAGTATCTTAATATTTCCTGTATTGTTAACGGAGAACCCCTACAGAGATCCTATTCCTTTAGCTCCGCACCTGCCGATAAATTCCCGTCCATTACAGTTAAACGAGTTGCTGGTGGAAAAATGAGCAATTATCTAGTGGACAATGCAAAAAATATTAGCGAGTGGGATATCGATGCACCTATAGGCAACTTTATCTTGAAGAAACATATTATCCATGATTCAGAACTTGTTTTTCTTGCAGGTGGAAGTGGAATATCACCCTTGTTCTCTATGCTAAAAAGTCTTATTAAAACAGCTTGTCCCCCTCTGTTGCTATATTCCACCAGCAGCCCGGAGGATACCATATTCAAATTCCAACTGGAAGAAATGGAAAAGAACAAGCAGTTGCATATTTTTCATTCATTTACGCGTCTTAATAAAGAGATTAAAGGCATTAACAGTATCTCCGGTCGATTTTCTCAACCGATCATTAAAAGCTTGATCGGACAGTATATTAAGCAAAAAAATAAAGCTCATTACTTCATATGTGGTCCAGTAGAACTGATGCAGTTGTATCGTGAGACACTGCGCGCTTTACAGATTCCCGAATCAAATATCCATACCGAATATTTTGATCCGGTCATAACCGATAAGATCATCGTTATCGAGAACGAAGAGCACAGAGAAATACTGGTCAGCTACTTTGAGACTCATTACAGAGACAATGAAGAACAGACCTACGAGTGTACTTCTCTCATTGATGTACAACCAGGACAATCCCTTTTAGAAGCCATTAGTGCCCATGCCATTCACGTGCCCAGTTCATGTAAAAAAGGCACCTGCGGTTCATGCTGGGCAATCCAAGAAAATGGCCAGATCAAAATGGTAAACAATTATGCCCTCTCGGATGAAGAAGTCACTGAAGGTAAAATTCTACTTTGCCAGAGCTATCCATTAGATCAGTCTGTTTCCATTGTCATCGCATAA
- a CDS encoding MFS transporter produces MNKNKTGTVNPTAPYSKRWAALFLLCTAQFIVIMDTSIIGVALPAIKADLGYSQSGLQWIFNAYVILFGGFLLLGGRLSDLFGARKIFMWGFAILSGASLLAGVAWSEAALNTGRALQGLGSALIAPAALTLVLSKFTDPKELNKALGFWGASAAAGGSAGVFLGGAITEWLSWHWLFLINIPVGLAVLFFSQKLLFKGTTRKGKVDIVGAILATVALIVMIYAIISAENAGWISVQTIGLLGLSLLLFIIFIIIQKQKREPLIPLAIFKVPNLLSGNVVMALLAAAWIPLWFFLNLYLQQTLHYTAFNSGLALLPMTIAIMFLMVGLTGKLVARFGFKANMVAGLLALAGSLLLFSTIPPDGTFIINVLPASLLGALGMSLTYIPGTIASMSGAKPEETGLASGLVNTSYQIGSALGLAIIVAISAAKTNAIKATGATEATALNTGFQTGFFAASIICLIAAVMAIIFIKTLKK; encoded by the coding sequence ATGAATAAAAATAAAACAGGTACCGTAAATCCAACTGCTCCGTACAGTAAACGCTGGGCAGCACTATTTTTACTATGTACCGCACAATTTATTGTGATCATGGACACTTCTATTATTGGCGTGGCATTACCGGCAATAAAAGCCGATCTTGGCTACTCACAAAGTGGCTTACAATGGATTTTTAATGCCTATGTAATTCTATTTGGAGGTTTCTTATTGCTAGGCGGACGTTTATCCGATCTCTTTGGCGCACGTAAGATTTTCATGTGGGGTTTTGCCATTCTCTCAGGAGCGTCACTTTTAGCGGGTGTGGCCTGGTCAGAGGCCGCCCTCAATACCGGAAGAGCTTTACAGGGCTTAGGCTCTGCACTTATAGCCCCTGCAGCACTTACCTTAGTACTGTCCAAATTTACCGATCCCAAAGAACTCAATAAAGCATTAGGTTTCTGGGGGGCTTCTGCTGCTGCAGGTGGTTCAGCCGGTGTATTCCTTGGTGGAGCCATAACCGAATGGCTCTCGTGGCATTGGTTATTCTTAATTAATATTCCAGTAGGACTTGCTGTATTATTTTTCAGTCAAAAACTACTGTTCAAAGGAACTACCCGTAAAGGAAAAGTAGATATCGTCGGTGCAATTTTAGCAACGGTAGCCCTTATTGTGATGATATATGCTATTATATCTGCAGAAAATGCCGGTTGGATATCAGTCCAAACCATTGGATTACTGGGCTTATCATTGTTGCTGTTCATTATTTTCATTATCATACAGAAACAGAAAAGGGAGCCTTTAATTCCTCTTGCTATTTTTAAAGTCCCTAATCTTTTATCAGGTAACGTGGTGATGGCATTATTAGCGGCAGCATGGATACCCTTATGGTTTTTTCTCAATCTTTACCTGCAGCAAACCCTGCATTACACAGCTTTCAATAGTGGACTTGCTCTTTTACCGATGACAATTGCGATCATGTTTCTGATGGTTGGTCTTACAGGTAAATTAGTCGCTCGATTTGGCTTCAAAGCAAATATGGTAGCAGGTCTGCTTGCCTTAGCAGGTTCACTCCTTCTTTTTAGCACAATCCCTCCTGATGGTACATTTATAATCAATGTATTGCCAGCATCTTTATTAGGCGCTTTAGGTATGTCACTAACGTATATACCTGGCACTATCGCTTCGATGTCAGGTGCCAAACCTGAGGAAACCGGCCTTGCTTCCGGTCTGGTAAATACCAGCTATCAAATCGGTTCAGCTCTAGGACTGGCTATAATAGTTGCCATTTCCGCGGCAAAAACCAATGCTATAAAAGCAACAGGAGCCACAGAAGCTACCGCTTTGAACACAGGTTTTCAAACCGGTTTTTTTGCAGCTTCCATCATATGTCTCATTGCAGCAGTCATGGCTATAATTTTCATTAAGACACTTAAAAAGTAA
- a CDS encoding TolC family protein: protein MKTNILYIVTLLLLIGSSKPLHAQKKMLALKDALEMAKQGNKAIQVQILEEIHAREITNEVKGGLLPSISANAAYSRYFDRQVIFLPGSFAGTDKAVQDVAIGGKNVYHVFATLNQPILAPGTHHLTKASKINESIQNEKTADLKSQIALLVSTRYLDMLMMNSQLDLLEQSLQRNKKALQDSRSLLAQGRGLKSDTLRSFVAVANLKSSVSYLKNNVTVAGIELKRLIGLEDPAEIELSDNLELNIETSQHEFHQVDAALAIAEKNRKDLNIQELTIELQQKNMKVIQAELLPQLSLIGQYQLQAQADNFKFGQYALPRTSFLGLQLTVPVFNGNRTKSKINQSKIKMRQEEIRLSDLKDEVKTELATLISQWKEAVNQLNIQEKTVQSATLNHQMVDDRFKNSLGSRLELTDAELALTQAKINNLNAKYKIQVLHVKLKHAVGQLSL, encoded by the coding sequence ATGAAAACAAATATCCTATATATCGTTACCCTACTGCTACTCATTGGTAGCAGTAAACCATTGCATGCCCAGAAAAAAATGCTGGCACTCAAAGATGCTTTGGAAATGGCAAAACAGGGAAATAAAGCAATACAGGTGCAAATATTGGAAGAAATCCATGCCCGAGAAATAACCAATGAAGTCAAAGGTGGATTACTTCCAAGTATCTCGGCTAATGCTGCATACTCGCGCTATTTTGACAGACAGGTTATCTTCCTCCCGGGTTCATTTGCAGGTACTGATAAAGCAGTACAAGATGTGGCTATCGGTGGTAAAAATGTCTATCATGTTTTTGCTACCCTCAACCAGCCCATTCTTGCACCTGGTACGCATCATCTGACAAAAGCTTCAAAGATTAATGAATCGATTCAAAATGAAAAAACAGCTGACCTCAAAAGCCAGATTGCCCTTTTGGTCTCTACACGTTATCTTGATATGTTGATGATGAACAGTCAGCTTGATCTACTAGAACAAAGTCTTCAGAGAAATAAAAAAGCACTGCAAGATTCCCGTTCATTATTAGCCCAGGGCAGAGGTTTAAAATCAGATACATTAAGAAGCTTCGTTGCTGTCGCAAATTTGAAATCATCCGTTTCTTACTTAAAAAACAATGTAACGGTAGCAGGCATTGAACTCAAAAGACTGATCGGACTAGAAGATCCTGCAGAAATTGAGCTATCTGACAATCTAGAACTGAACATCGAAACAAGTCAGCATGAGTTTCATCAAGTTGATGCCGCATTGGCTATTGCCGAAAAAAACAGAAAAGATCTCAATATTCAAGAACTTACCATAGAACTGCAACAGAAAAATATGAAGGTGATCCAAGCGGAGCTATTGCCACAGCTTTCTCTAATCGGTCAGTATCAGCTGCAGGCACAAGCGGATAATTTTAAGTTTGGTCAATATGCATTACCCAGAACATCCTTCTTAGGGCTCCAGCTTACAGTACCTGTTTTCAATGGCAACCGTACCAAGTCCAAAATCAACCAGTCCAAAATCAAAATGAGACAGGAAGAAATACGATTAAGCGATTTAAAAGATGAAGTTAAAACCGAGCTTGCAACGTTGATCAGTCAGTGGAAGGAAGCAGTTAACCAATTAAACATCCAAGAAAAAACGGTGCAGTCTGCCACATTAAACCATCAGATGGTAGATGACCGTTTCAAAAACAGTCTGGGGTCAAGACTTGAGTTGACAGATGCTGAACTGGCATTGACACAAGCAAAGATCAACAACCTCAATGCGAAATATAAGATACAGGTTCTACATGTAAAATTAAAACATGCTGTTGGGCAGCTAAGCCTATAA